The Coffea arabica cultivar ET-39 chromosome 3c, Coffea Arabica ET-39 HiFi, whole genome shotgun sequence genome contains a region encoding:
- the LOC113738087 gene encoding large ribosomal subunit protein eL18y isoform X2, translated as MGIDLKAGGKVKKTKRTAPKSHDIYLKLLVKLYRFLVRRTGSRFNAVLLKRLFMSKTNKPPLSLSRLVKFMEGKEDKIAVLVGTVTDDTRVYEVPTLKVAALRFTERARARIEKAGGECLTFDQLALRAPLGQNTHPPQPSNRENKNGTLKIPLRCDGVSCLAKRFLLPLHGNCYQY; from the exons atg GGTATTGATTTGAAAGCCGGCGGCAAAGTTAAGAAGACTAAGCGTACCGCCCCCAAATCTCATGACATCTACCTCAAGCTCCTAGTCAAG TTGTACCGATTTTTGGTGAGGAGGACAGGGAGCAGGTTCAATGCTGTACTGCTGAAGAGGTTGTTCATGAGTAAGACCAATAAGCCTCCTCTGTCACTCTCCAGGCTTGTCAAGTTCATGGAAGGAAAG GAGGACAAAATTGCAGTGCTTGTTGGAACAGTAACTGATGATACTAGAGTGTACGAAGTGCCAACTTTGAAGGTGGCTGCTTTGAGGTTCACAGAGAGGGCCAGAGCAAGAATTGAGAAGGCTGGAGGAGAGTGCTTGACCTTTGATCAGTTGGCCCTGAGGGCACCTCTTGGTCAGAACACG CATCCACCTCAACCAAGCAACAGAGAGAACAAAAACGGCACACTTAAAATCCCTTTGCGCTGTGATGGAGTTTCATGCCTTGCTAAAAGATTTCTTCTGCCACTGCATGGAAATTGTTATCAATATTGA
- the LOC113738087 gene encoding large ribosomal subunit protein eL18y isoform X1 gives MGIDLKAGGKVKKTKRTAPKSHDIYLKLLVKLYRFLVRRTGSRFNAVLLKRLFMSKTNKPPLSLSRLVKFMEGKEDKIAVLVGTVTDDTRVYEVPTLKVAALRFTERARARIEKAGGECLTFDQLALRAPLGQNTVLLRGPKNAREAVKHFGPAPGVPHSHTKPYVRATGRKFERARGRRNSRGFRV, from the exons atg GGTATTGATTTGAAAGCCGGCGGCAAAGTTAAGAAGACTAAGCGTACCGCCCCCAAATCTCATGACATCTACCTCAAGCTCCTAGTCAAG TTGTACCGATTTTTGGTGAGGAGGACAGGGAGCAGGTTCAATGCTGTACTGCTGAAGAGGTTGTTCATGAGTAAGACCAATAAGCCTCCTCTGTCACTCTCCAGGCTTGTCAAGTTCATGGAAGGAAAG GAGGACAAAATTGCAGTGCTTGTTGGAACAGTAACTGATGATACTAGAGTGTACGAAGTGCCAACTTTGAAGGTGGCTGCTTTGAGGTTCACAGAGAGGGCCAGAGCAAGAATTGAGAAGGCTGGAGGAGAGTGCTTGACCTTTGATCAGTTGGCCCTGAGGGCACCTCTTGGTCAGAACACG GTTTTACTTAGAGGTCCAAAGAATGCACGCGAGGCCGTGAAACATTTTGGCCCAGCTCCTGGTGTGCCTCATAGCCACACCAAACCATATGTTAGGGCCACGGGTAGGAAATTTGAGAGAGCTAGGGGAAGAAGAAATAGCAGAGGCTTTAGAGTTTGA